A region from the Lycium barbarum isolate Lr01 chromosome 8, ASM1917538v2, whole genome shotgun sequence genome encodes:
- the LOC132605839 gene encoding ras-related protein Rab2BV, with product MGNRVDHEYDYLFKIVLIGDSGVGKSNILSRFTRNEFCLESKSTIGVEFATRTLQVEGKTVKAQIWDTAGQERYRAITSAYYRGAVGALLVYDITKGQTFDNVQRWLRELRDHADSNIVIMMAGNKSDLNHLRAVSEQDGQTLAEKEGLSFLETSALEAVNVDKAFQTILTEIYHIISKKALAAQEAAASTTLPGQGTTINVNDTSENVKRGCCST from the exons ATGGGGAATAGAGTGGATCACGAGTACGATTACCTGTTTAAGATCGTGTTGATTGGTGATTCTGGAGTTGGGAAATCCAACATTTTGTCGCGGTTCACGCGAAATGAGTTCTGTTTGGAGTCAAAATCCACTATTGGTGTTGAGTTCGCCACCAGAACTCTTCAG GTTGAGGGAAAGACTGTCAAGGCCCAAATATGGGACACTGCAGGCCAAGAACGGTACCGAGCCATTACAAGTGCTTATTACAGAGGAGCAGTTGGTGCACTCCTTGTTTATGACATAACAAAGGGACAAACATTCGACAATGTTCAAAGGTGGCTCCGAGAATTGAGAGACCATGCAGATTCTAACATTGTAATTATGATGGCTGGAAACAAGTCTGACCTTAACCACCTTAGAGCAGTCTCCGAGCAGGATGGTCAAACTTTAGCTGAGAAAGAAGGACTTTCATTTCTTGAGACATCGGCATTGGAAGCAGTTAATGTAGATAAGGCTTTTCAGACTATACTGACAGAGATATACCATATCATAAGCAAGAAAGCATTGGCTGCACAGGAAGCAGCTGCAAGTACTACACTTCCTGGTCAAGGTACAACCATCAACGTTAACGATACCTCTGAAAATGTGAAGAGAGGCTGCTGTTCTACCTGA